A single window of Chitinophagales bacterium DNA harbors:
- the pstS gene encoding phosphate ABC transporter substrate-binding protein PstS, whose protein sequence is MNTLRVFLPLIAASFLMLSCGGENPQQNRINILGAGATFPAPLVTTFADEYRDLTNRRVTVNYQSIGSGGGIRQFMEQTVMFGMSEAFLSEDVMSNIESSTGGRAFNIPITLADVVPTYNLPSVEEKLIFNGQVLADIFLGNITRWDDPAIVELNPDADLPDRSITVIHRSDGSGTTNVWTSYLTRVSDEWREQVGFATSVNWPVGIGGNGNEGVAGAVQNTPGSLGYNSLTYAILNNMSYASVINSSGNVIEPSYEATTAAADIDLPDDTRILFTNTPAENGYPIAGFAWMLVYENLDKNNAIETRNEAEELIRFLVWCITDGQDLSEPLGFARIPDAALEKNIQMIRQVKWNGENLGEEILQEEELI, encoded by the coding sequence GCCGCTTCATTTCTAATGCTTTCTTGCGGAGGAGAAAATCCTCAGCAGAACCGTATTAATATACTGGGAGCCGGAGCTACCTTTCCCGCTCCGCTTGTAACTACATTTGCAGATGAATACAGGGATCTAACAAACAGACGAGTAACCGTGAATTACCAGTCGATTGGTTCAGGTGGTGGAATCCGCCAGTTTATGGAACAGACAGTAATGTTTGGAATGAGTGAAGCCTTTCTCTCAGAGGATGTGATGTCGAATATCGAAAGCAGTACCGGTGGTCGTGCCTTTAACATACCGATTACACTCGCTGATGTTGTTCCAACTTATAACCTTCCAAGTGTAGAGGAGAAACTTATATTTAATGGTCAGGTGCTGGCAGATATCTTTCTTGGAAACATAACAAGGTGGGATGATCCGGCCATTGTTGAATTGAATCCTGATGCAGATCTGCCCGACAGAAGCATTACTGTTATCCACCGTTCGGATGGATCGGGCACAACTAATGTTTGGACAAGCTATCTTACGCGTGTTTCAGACGAATGGAGAGAACAAGTAGGCTTTGCTACAAGTGTAAACTGGCCAGTAGGGATAGGCGGTAACGGGAACGAGGGAGTAGCCGGAGCGGTGCAAAATACGCCCGGGTCTTTAGGGTATAATAGCCTGACTTACGCGATACTGAATAATATGTCATACGCATCAGTGATCAACAGTTCAGGCAATGTTATTGAACCGAGTTATGAGGCAACGACAGCTGCGGCAGATATCGATCTTCCAGATGATACCCGAATCCTTTTTACAAATACACCTGCTGAAAACGGATACCCGATAGCCGGTTTTGCCTGGATGCTTGTTTATGAAAATCTTGATAAAAATAATGCAATTGAAACTCGTAACGAAGCTGAAGAACTAATCAGATTCTTGGTTTGGTGTATTACGGATGGACAGGATTTGTCTGAGCCCCTTGGGTTTGCGAGAATTCCTGACGCTGCACTTGAAAAGAATATACAGATGATCCGCCAAGTGAAGTGGAATGGAGAAAATCTTGGTGAAGAAATTCTGCAGGAAGAAGAACTGATCTGA